From Cellvibrio zantedeschiae, the proteins below share one genomic window:
- the dnaX gene encoding DNA polymerase III subunit gamma/tau, translated as MSYQVLARKWRPRIFREMVGQEHVLQALINALDHNRLHHAYLFTGTRGVGKTTIARILAKCLNCETGVSSEPCGTCSACREIAEGRFVDLIEVDAASRTKVEDTRELLENVQYAPTRGRYKVYLIDEVHMLSNSSFNALLKTLEEPPPHVKFLLATTDPQKLPMTILSRCLQFNLKNMTPERIVNHLKFVLEQEVIPFEESALWLLGRAADGSMRDALSLTDQSISYGSGKITQAEVAAMLGTLDQAAVYEIVNALASLDGKAVLGAVQNMAEQAPDYANALAEMLSVLHRIAIAQALPEAVDNSHGDKERIMQLAQQLPAEDVQLFYQTALLGRRDLPLAPDARAGFEMVLLRMLAFKPQGVIDVPTQSLPQSSAQARPAPAVVAAQANVSPAAVAPQVAPVQAAPQSVQTAPSAAPVPVSAPSQTPPPFDGPYDNAPEISGDEYDEYSDAPAYLDAGDYGSVNEVPEPKKSETPETQAAVIIETKPEIIAPPPAREVIQPLAPELPPVTAKAVRKVPYEQASPQDWPEIYLGLGVTGILQSTVANCQLVARNGNEFQFIVDENNSTLYDPSHQQRLADLLSNYFIERVHVKIQPGKLTAETPALIAKRHQEERYANAVNAIKTDPIVQQLIEHFGATLREDTIQAI; from the coding sequence ATGAGTTATCAAGTTCTCGCTCGCAAATGGCGTCCGCGTATTTTCCGCGAAATGGTTGGGCAGGAGCATGTCCTGCAGGCGCTGATTAACGCGCTTGATCACAACCGTTTGCATCATGCTTATCTGTTTACCGGTACCCGAGGTGTAGGTAAAACCACCATCGCACGTATTTTGGCGAAGTGTTTGAACTGTGAAACCGGTGTGAGCTCCGAACCCTGCGGTACTTGCTCTGCTTGCCGTGAAATTGCCGAAGGCCGTTTTGTCGATTTGATTGAAGTGGATGCGGCCTCGCGCACCAAAGTTGAAGACACCCGCGAGCTCTTAGAGAACGTCCAATACGCGCCCACTCGCGGCCGTTACAAAGTATATTTGATCGACGAAGTTCACATGCTCTCCAACAGCAGTTTCAACGCATTGCTGAAAACACTGGAAGAACCGCCACCGCATGTAAAATTCCTGCTGGCGACGACTGATCCGCAAAAGCTCCCAATGACAATCCTGTCGCGCTGTTTGCAGTTCAATCTTAAAAACATGACGCCCGAGCGCATCGTCAATCACCTCAAGTTTGTGCTTGAGCAGGAAGTCATTCCATTTGAAGAAAGCGCGCTCTGGCTGTTGGGCCGAGCTGCCGACGGCAGTATGCGCGATGCTCTAAGCCTCACAGATCAATCCATTTCCTACGGTTCAGGCAAAATCACCCAGGCCGAAGTTGCTGCAATGCTAGGCACTTTGGACCAAGCGGCGGTGTATGAAATCGTTAATGCGCTGGCTTCGCTGGATGGCAAAGCAGTTCTGGGTGCGGTGCAAAATATGGCGGAACAAGCGCCAGACTATGCGAATGCGTTAGCGGAAATGCTGTCTGTTTTGCACCGAATTGCGATTGCCCAAGCCTTGCCAGAGGCAGTGGATAACAGCCACGGTGATAAAGAGCGGATCATGCAACTTGCACAGCAATTACCGGCTGAAGATGTGCAATTGTTTTATCAAACTGCATTGCTCGGCCGCCGCGATTTACCGCTGGCACCTGATGCCCGCGCCGGTTTTGAAATGGTGCTTCTGCGCATGTTGGCATTTAAGCCGCAAGGCGTAATTGATGTGCCGACTCAATCCTTGCCGCAATCTTCAGCGCAAGCAAGACCGGCACCTGCTGTTGTAGCTGCTCAGGCAAATGTTTCACCCGCAGCTGTTGCGCCGCAAGTCGCACCTGTTCAGGCTGCGCCTCAATCAGTGCAAACCGCGCCTTCTGCTGCGCCAGTGCCAGTGTCGGCGCCATCCCAAACACCTCCACCTTTTGATGGCCCTTACGATAATGCGCCGGAAATCAGCGGTGATGAGTATGATGAATATTCGGATGCACCTGCGTATCTGGATGCAGGCGATTATGGTTCTGTTAATGAGGTACCTGAACCAAAAAAGTCTGAAACGCCTGAAACCCAGGCGGCAGTCATTATTGAAACCAAGCCTGAAATCATTGCACCTCCTCCTGCACGAGAAGTTATTCAACCGCTCGCTCCTGAGTTGCCGCCCGTTACCGCGAAAGCGGTTCGCAAAGTTCCTTACGAGCAAGCTTCACCGCAGGATTGGCCAGAAATTTATTTAGGTCTGGGTGTAACTGGAATTCTGCAAAGTACCGTCGCTAATTGCCAATTGGTTGCGCGTAACGGCAATGAATTTCAATTTATTGTGGATGAAAACAACAGCACGCTTTATGACCCAAGTCATCAGCAGCGCTTAGCGGATTTGCTCAGCAATTATTTTATCGAGCGTGTACACGTAAAAATTCAACCGGGAAAATTAACCGCTGAAACACCAGCGCTGATTGCCAAGCGCCATCAGGAAGAGCGTTATGCCAATGCGGTGAATGCAATTAAAACTGATCCAATTGTGCAGCAATTGATTGAACATTTTGGCGCAACCCTGCGTGAAGATACTATTCAGGCCATTTAG
- a CDS encoding YbaB/EbfC family nucleoid-associated protein: MNIGDLMKQAQQMQANMQKMQEDLAHAEVKGEAGAGLVSVVMTGRHDVKRVNIDASLMSEDKEMLEDLLAAAVNDAVRKVETQNRDQMAKMTAGMGLPADFKMPF, translated from the coding sequence ATGAACATCGGCGACTTAATGAAACAAGCGCAACAAATGCAAGCCAACATGCAAAAAATGCAGGAAGACCTCGCTCATGCAGAAGTGAAAGGCGAAGCGGGAGCAGGTTTGGTTTCGGTAGTAATGACGGGCCGACACGATGTTAAGCGCGTGAATATTGATGCGAGCTTGATGAGTGAAGATAAAGAAATGCTGGAAGATTTACTTGCAGCTGCAGTGAATGATGCCGTAAGAAAAGTTGAAACCCAAAATCGGGATCAAATGGCCAAGATGACTGCCGGTATGGGTTTGCCTGCAGATTTTAAAATGCCGTTTTAA
- the recR gene encoding recombination mediator RecR: MFSPLIDELMSSLRCLPGVGPKSAQRMALHLLERDREGAERLAQSLHKAVEGVGRCKSCRTLTEQDFCGICNNARRDSSIICVVETPADVLAIEQAGTYQGKYFVLLGHLSPIDGIGPEDIGIDQLINLLQQATANAEPIKEIILATNPTVEGEATAYYISERAKHHNVLVSRIAHGVPLGGELEFIDGGTLAHAFSSRRSF, translated from the coding sequence ATGTTCAGCCCCTTAATCGACGAACTTATGTCATCTCTGCGCTGCTTACCTGGCGTTGGGCCGAAATCGGCGCAACGTATGGCTTTGCATTTATTGGAGCGCGATCGTGAAGGTGCAGAACGTTTAGCGCAGAGTTTACATAAAGCCGTGGAAGGTGTCGGCCGCTGCAAAAGTTGCCGCACACTTACTGAGCAGGACTTTTGCGGTATTTGTAATAACGCACGTCGCGACAGCAGCATTATTTGTGTTGTTGAAACACCTGCAGATGTTTTAGCCATTGAGCAAGCGGGTACTTATCAAGGTAAATATTTTGTATTGCTCGGCCATTTATCACCTATTGATGGTATAGGGCCAGAAGATATTGGTATCGACCAACTTATTAATTTGTTACAGCAAGCAACAGCAAATGCTGAACCCATTAAAGAAATTATTCTTGCCACAAATCCCACCGTCGAAGGTGAAGCTACGGCTTATTACATTAGCGAGCGCGCTAAGCACCACAATGTTCTTGTTTCGCGAATTGCACACGGTGTTCCGCTGGGCGGCGAATTGGAATTTATTGATGGTGGAACCCTGGCGCACGCGTTCTCTAGCCGTAGAAGTTTTTAA
- the rnd gene encoding ribonuclease D: MIISTEPVWIAQDAELADLCTRLRQQAAIAVDTEFMRTDTFYPIAGLIQLGDGKTSYLIDPLAIQDFSSLRELMLDEQVVKVLHSCSEDIEVFERLLGVVPSPIFDTQIAAAFAGFGFSLGYAGLVKAVLAIEIPKDETRSDWLQRPLSTSQLKYAALDVAHMLIVYGKLLQTLKASERLQWVKSDCADLVVNARKPDDYAEAFHKVGFAWKLRPLELAILRDLCIWREVESRARDIPRNRLIKEPSLFEIARKQPQDAAHLQRIEDIPSRTLRNDTETLLRIIQDSAATNPATWPARLDAPLALSEAPLMKSLKKYVRDVAEGLSLPPELLIRKREYEAIARSGLKGGTYSLPERLLGWRYEIIGKGLLEVAQNTTVGINSLDAEESVSPTIIE, encoded by the coding sequence ATGATTATTTCCACAGAACCGGTTTGGATTGCGCAGGATGCAGAGCTTGCAGATTTGTGCACACGCTTGCGTCAGCAAGCAGCAATTGCCGTCGATACCGAATTTATGCGCACGGATACTTTTTATCCAATTGCAGGTTTGATTCAACTTGGCGATGGCAAAACCAGTTATTTAATTGATCCGCTCGCTATCCAGGATTTTTCATCTTTGCGCGAACTGATGTTGGATGAGCAAGTTGTAAAGGTTTTGCACTCGTGTTCTGAAGATATTGAAGTATTTGAGCGTTTGTTAGGTGTGGTTCCGTCCCCCATTTTTGATACGCAAATTGCAGCTGCCTTCGCTGGTTTTGGTTTTTCCCTCGGTTACGCGGGTTTGGTGAAAGCAGTTCTTGCGATTGAAATTCCCAAAGATGAAACTCGCTCTGACTGGTTGCAACGTCCTCTAAGTACGTCGCAATTAAAATATGCTGCGCTGGATGTTGCACACATGCTGATTGTGTACGGCAAGTTGCTACAAACTTTGAAAGCAAGCGAGCGTTTGCAATGGGTGAAAAGTGATTGTGCAGATTTAGTTGTTAATGCGCGTAAGCCTGATGATTATGCTGAAGCTTTTCATAAAGTCGGTTTTGCGTGGAAGTTGCGGCCGCTGGAATTGGCTATATTGCGCGATCTTTGCATTTGGCGTGAAGTTGAATCGCGTGCGCGCGATATTCCGCGCAATCGTTTAATCAAAGAGCCTTCGTTATTTGAAATCGCACGTAAGCAACCGCAGGACGCTGCGCATTTGCAGCGCATAGAAGATATTCCTTCGCGTACTTTGCGCAACGATACCGAAACCTTGTTAAGAATCATTCAGGACAGCGCCGCCACGAATCCAGCCACTTGGCCTGCGCGTTTGGATGCACCGCTAGCACTTAGCGAAGCACCCTTGATGAAATCCTTAAAAAAATATGTTCGCGATGTGGCGGAGGGGTTGAGCCTGCCTCCTGAATTGTTAATTCGTAAAAGAGAATATGAAGCTATAGCGCGTTCCGGGTTAAAAGGCGGAACTTATAGTTTGCCTGAGCGTTTACTTGGCTGGCGATATGAAATTATCGGAAAAGGATTATTAGAGGTCGCTCAAAATACCACAGTAGGTATTAACAGTTTGGATGCTGAAGAATCTGTTTCACCCACCATCATCGAATAA
- a CDS encoding YcgL domain-containing protein, with protein sequence MKIICQIYRSPKEEGMYLYVKKEDGISKVPEELLRLFGTPQPAMVLLLTPEKKLARVSVEKVAESLESQGYYLQLPPRNEQDPEMQAMRTKNSKLSG encoded by the coding sequence ATGAAAATTATTTGCCAGATTTATCGTAGCCCAAAAGAAGAGGGCATGTATCTTTACGTTAAAAAAGAAGATGGAATCAGTAAAGTTCCAGAAGAATTATTGAGACTTTTTGGTACACCTCAACCCGCTATGGTGTTGTTGCTAACGCCGGAAAAAAAATTAGCACGCGTGAGTGTCGAGAAAGTCGCAGAAAGCCTTGAGTCGCAAGGTTATTATTTACAATTGCCGCCGCGCAACGAGCAAGATCCGGAAATGCAGGCTATGCGCACAAAAAATTCCAAACTTTCAGGTTAA
- a CDS encoding YcgN family cysteine cluster protein, translating to MPVQVFWRAKKLHEMSPAEFESLCDGCGKCCLHKLEDEDTGDVYYTKVACRFLDHDTCKCQVYAERQKHVPDCITLTPESVKDTYWLPETCAYRLIDEGIPLFDWHPLISGDPDSVHKAGMSVAGQVVHENSVNPDDLEDHIVRWV from the coding sequence ATGCCAGTACAAGTTTTTTGGCGTGCGAAAAAATTGCATGAAATGTCTCCCGCAGAGTTTGAGTCTCTGTGCGATGGCTGCGGCAAATGTTGCCTGCATAAATTGGAAGATGAAGACACCGGCGATGTTTATTACACCAAAGTGGCGTGTCGTTTTCTCGATCACGATACATGTAAATGCCAGGTTTACGCGGAGCGCCAAAAACATGTTCCCGATTGCATTACGCTTACGCCGGAATCTGTTAAAGATACATATTGGTTGCCTGAAACCTGTGCCTATCGTTTAATTGATGAAGGCATTCCACTATTTGACTGGCATCCATTGATATCCGGCGATCCAGATTCAGTTCATAAAGCGGGTATGTCAGTAGCAGGGCAAGTTGTGCACGAAAATTCAGTCAACCCCGACGATCTTGAAGATCACATTGTGCGTTGGGTGTAA
- a CDS encoding VWA domain-containing protein translates to MRNRIFLLLILSACFSVTPGAFAQTSEPAKEASHSSAVTQSKNEKAVKKEDTKTSADAKSSAATKTASDNKAAKILPSDVRVLIDVSGSMKQTDPKNLRKPALDLIVRLLPDKSRAGVWTFGNSVNMLMPFKPVDAAWRKQAAAKSNEINSIAMYTNIGKGLDEVSFDKNSLSPDYKTHIVLLTDGVVDIGKDAVGNNTERQRIINDILPSLKSAGYVVHTIALSENSDMDLLKKISIATDGVYTLAVSADQLMSVFLKIFDQAVPAERVPLENNGFLVDASIKEFTALIFRKPGEDRTVIESPEGKEYSATNPGDGINWYRTDKYDLITADLPKAGQWKIKTEIAPQSRITVVSNLQLIVDPLKNNIHSNDALPVSYSFQENEKTITDKEFLGLIEANAIVAKDNTEENTSASFTASVPPADGFFHQSLNTFPSTGDYELHIYVDGKTFKREFKHSLTVRDSLLVLEKTKADDEHGKTTYTYKISTDEKIVDIKKTQVSVSIKNSQNNNLDKNLSLLDSNRWEFSFSPIQEGEYNIDIRAQGDLLDGGKLDETLHADTFTHTIKKAEQASSVAKEEPKAVEEKPEESNNMLLYAAIGLGNLLLIVAIYFAYRFFMGGKAKDELAEFEKTLAATSATDVKSSGKASEEKTVTKKPPEKTEIDLSDEDPAHIPMSDDDSSLDKLFPLDSMDDPTDKK, encoded by the coding sequence ATGCGCAACAGAATATTTTTACTTCTCATTTTATCGGCATGCTTTTCGGTTACGCCTGGTGCATTCGCGCAGACTTCAGAGCCCGCGAAAGAAGCTAGTCATTCTTCTGCGGTAACTCAATCCAAAAATGAAAAAGCGGTAAAAAAAGAAGACACTAAAACGTCCGCAGACGCCAAAAGTAGCGCTGCAACAAAAACTGCCAGTGATAATAAAGCGGCAAAAATATTGCCTTCAGATGTGCGTGTGCTTATAGATGTATCGGGCAGCATGAAGCAAACCGATCCTAAAAATTTGCGCAAGCCAGCACTGGATTTGATTGTCCGCTTATTGCCAGATAAAAGCCGCGCGGGTGTTTGGACGTTTGGTAACTCGGTCAATATGCTCATGCCTTTCAAGCCAGTGGACGCTGCCTGGCGTAAACAAGCTGCTGCTAAATCCAACGAAATCAATTCTATTGCCATGTATACCAATATCGGCAAGGGGTTGGATGAAGTTAGTTTTGACAAAAACTCCCTCAGTCCCGATTACAAAACCCATATAGTGTTATTGACCGATGGTGTGGTTGATATTGGCAAAGATGCGGTGGGGAATAATACCGAGCGTCAGCGCATTATTAACGACATTCTGCCTAGCTTGAAATCAGCGGGCTACGTTGTTCACACCATTGCGCTCTCTGAAAATTCTGACATGGATTTACTGAAGAAAATCTCCATAGCGACCGACGGTGTTTACACATTAGCGGTTTCTGCTGATCAATTGATGAGTGTGTTTTTAAAAATATTTGATCAAGCAGTTCCTGCAGAACGCGTTCCTTTGGAAAATAACGGCTTTTTAGTTGACGCCAGTATTAAAGAATTTACCGCGCTCATTTTCCGTAAACCCGGCGAAGACAGAACTGTTATAGAATCGCCTGAAGGCAAGGAATATTCTGCCACTAACCCCGGCGACGGAATCAATTGGTATCGCACAGATAAATACGATTTGATTACGGCGGATTTACCCAAAGCCGGGCAATGGAAAATAAAGACCGAGATAGCGCCGCAGAGCCGCATTACCGTGGTGAGTAATTTGCAATTGATTGTTGATCCTCTAAAGAACAATATTCATAGCAATGATGCATTGCCGGTGTCCTACTCGTTTCAAGAAAATGAAAAAACCATTACTGATAAAGAATTTTTGGGTTTAATAGAAGCTAACGCCATAGTGGCTAAAGATAACACCGAAGAAAACACCAGCGCTTCGTTTACCGCATCTGTACCACCGGCAGACGGCTTTTTTCACCAAAGTTTGAACACTTTTCCTTCAACAGGTGATTATGAACTGCACATATATGTTGATGGAAAAACCTTTAAACGAGAGTTCAAACACAGCTTAACGGTGCGAGACAGCCTGCTGGTTTTGGAAAAAACCAAAGCTGATGATGAGCATGGTAAAACGACCTACACCTATAAAATATCTACCGATGAGAAAATAGTTGATATCAAAAAAACACAAGTGAGCGTGAGTATAAAAAATTCACAAAACAACAATCTCGATAAAAATCTAAGCTTGCTGGATTCCAATCGCTGGGAGTTCTCTTTCTCGCCCATCCAGGAAGGTGAATATAATATTGATATTCGTGCACAAGGCGATTTGTTGGATGGTGGTAAGTTAGATGAAACCTTACACGCAGATACTTTTACACACACCATTAAAAAGGCTGAGCAAGCTTCATCTGTAGCTAAAGAAGAACCCAAAGCTGTGGAAGAAAAGCCGGAAGAATCCAATAATATGTTGCTGTATGCCGCTATTGGTTTGGGCAATTTATTGTTGATAGTCGCAATCTATTTTGCATACAGATTTTTTATGGGCGGCAAGGCAAAAGATGAGTTGGCGGAGTTTGAAAAAACTTTGGCCGCAACCTCTGCAACTGACGTAAAAAGTTCTGGTAAAGCTTCAGAAGAAAAAACGGTTACAAAAAAGCCGCCGGAAAAAACTGAAATTGATTTGTCCGATGAAGACCCAGCCCATATTCCCATGAGTGATGATGATTCCAGTCTGGACAAATTATTCCCTTTGGATAGTATGGATGACCCTACTGACAAAAAATAG
- a CDS encoding GNAT family N-acetyltransferase, with protein MLDLRVDLEKCTFELISELRLPLVNRFYSSCNYRVKCGRFERVYSLALEGNIIAAARLIPQRSGHFLLRNLCVEPALRNQGVASYLLRTLLVSLGEANCYCYALPHLQHFYLSLQFTHLAPEQVPQDIAEMYIRHRERKRGWFLMGYINSAGLAQLEP; from the coding sequence ATGTTGGATCTGCGTGTTGATTTAGAAAAGTGTACATTTGAACTTATCAGCGAACTGCGGTTGCCTTTGGTTAACCGCTTCTATTCCAGTTGTAATTATCGGGTTAAATGCGGGCGCTTTGAGCGTGTTTACAGCTTAGCCTTAGAAGGCAACATTATTGCGGCAGCGCGTTTAATTCCCCAGCGTTCCGGTCATTTCCTATTGCGAAATCTGTGTGTTGAGCCAGCCTTGAGAAACCAAGGAGTAGCGAGTTATTTATTGCGCACGCTACTGGTAAGTTTGGGTGAAGCAAACTGTTATTGTTATGCGCTTCCGCATCTGCAACATTTTTATTTGTCGTTGCAATTTACACATCTCGCTCCAGAACAAGTTCCTCAGGATATAGCTGAGATGTATATTCGCCATCGTGAACGCAAGCGCGGTTGGTTCCTTATGGGATACATCAATTCCGCTGGTTTGGCGCAATTAGAACCATAA
- a CDS encoding Dps family protein → MNINIGINEQDRQEIAQGLSRLLADTYTLYLKTHNFHWNVTGPMFQTLHLMFETQYTELALAVDLIAERIRSLGVYAPGTYKQFATLSSIEEDDGIPKAQDMIRLLVEGQEAVVRTARSLYDVVEKANDEATADLLTQRIQLHEKTAWMLRSLLE, encoded by the coding sequence ATGAATATTAATATTGGTATCAACGAGCAAGACCGTCAGGAAATCGCGCAAGGTTTATCCAGATTACTGGCAGACACCTATACCCTTTATTTAAAAACCCATAATTTTCATTGGAATGTCACCGGGCCTATGTTTCAAACCTTACATTTAATGTTTGAAACGCAATATACCGAACTCGCGTTGGCTGTGGACCTAATTGCAGAGCGTATTCGCTCGCTTGGTGTTTATGCGCCAGGAACTTACAAGCAATTTGCAACCTTAAGCAGTATTGAAGAAGACGATGGTATTCCAAAAGCGCAAGATATGATTCGTTTGTTAGTTGAAGGGCAAGAAGCTGTTGTGCGTACTGCGCGCTCGCTTTACGATGTGGTTGAAAAAGCCAACGATGAAGCAACTGCAGATTTACTCACCCAACGTATTCAGCTGCACGAAAAAACTGCCTGGATGTTGCGTAGCTTGCTCGAATAA
- a CDS encoding two-component system sensor histidine kinase NtrB: MKKWPMKKCLAALLLSSVSFHAYADIFWRFRNPDGTTKWQWVANFSSSVLILTLLIVMIFLLLSNRRAGRANRELKDIKATLEDRVARRTASLIETTEALKSREEYITNIVESMPLMLIGLNQRMEIIQWNQVAETSTGRPIASVLGKNLWEAYPAITLTPDQVAEVLQTKKTMAIKHSQRDQYYFDITIYALTDKDETGVVILVDDITKQMKAENKVSERDKISAMGELASAMAYDINLPLQSILSSLLNAQEKLSSNEVSAIKSELLDTLKNACFSGKQASAIIQNLLDLASSHHHEKAPADIKVLMDQSINLAGSLFTDLSGLRFGDIHITRHYHEGLPHIPCYHSELQQVFVRLLRNAFHSLNKASHENPAINIEISEFYDSLWIKVQHNGKALSPLEQEDIFQPFFSISDRDPACPVEHRLSYSYFIITDHHDGQMSVTSDEKFGTCFNIQLPLV, from the coding sequence ATGAAAAAGTGGCCCATGAAAAAATGCTTAGCCGCCCTGCTTCTCAGCTCAGTTAGTTTTCACGCCTATGCCGATATTTTCTGGCGTTTTAGAAATCCCGACGGCACGACAAAATGGCAGTGGGTAGCCAATTTTTCCAGTAGCGTTCTCATACTTACGCTTTTAATTGTGATGATTTTTCTATTACTGTCTAACCGCCGCGCTGGCCGTGCCAACCGTGAGCTGAAAGACATTAAAGCAACGCTTGAAGATCGTGTTGCAAGAAGAACTGCATCGCTCATAGAAACCACAGAAGCACTTAAAAGCCGCGAAGAATATATCACCAATATCGTGGAATCCATGCCACTCATGCTGATTGGTTTAAACCAACGTATGGAAATTATTCAATGGAACCAGGTGGCGGAAACTTCAACCGGGCGCCCTATTGCAAGCGTACTGGGCAAGAACTTGTGGGAAGCCTACCCTGCAATCACGCTCACGCCAGATCAAGTTGCAGAAGTTCTGCAAACCAAAAAAACCATGGCGATTAAACACAGCCAACGGGACCAATATTATTTTGACATCACTATTTATGCGCTAACCGATAAAGACGAAACAGGCGTAGTGATTTTGGTGGATGACATCACCAAACAAATGAAAGCAGAAAATAAAGTGTCGGAACGCGATAAAATTTCTGCCATGGGTGAACTGGCTTCCGCTATGGCCTACGATATTAATTTGCCATTGCAATCCATTTTATCCAGCCTCCTTAATGCACAAGAAAAACTTTCTTCCAATGAAGTAAGTGCAATTAAAAGCGAGCTGCTAGATACATTGAAAAATGCGTGCTTCAGCGGTAAACAAGCATCCGCTATCATTCAAAACTTATTAGATTTAGCCAGCAGCCATCACCATGAAAAAGCACCTGCCGACATTAAAGTGCTAATGGATCAGAGCATTAATTTAGCAGGCAGCTTATTTACAGATTTATCGGGCTTGCGGTTCGGCGATATTCACATCACTCGCCATTATCACGAAGGGCTGCCGCATATTCCTTGCTATCACTCAGAGCTACAGCAAGTATTTGTGCGCCTGTTGCGCAATGCGTTCCACTCATTGAATAAAGCATCGCATGAGAATCCTGCGATTAATATTGAGATTAGCGAATTTTACGATTCCCTATGGATTAAAGTGCAACACAATGGCAAGGCATTAAGCCCGCTTGAACAAGAAGATATTTTCCAACCATTCTTCTCTATTTCTGATCGCGACCCTGCTTGCCCTGTTGAACACAGATTGTCTTATTCCTATTTTATTATTACAGATCATCACGATGGCCAAATGTCAGTGACTTCCGACGAGAAATTTGGCACCTGTTTTAATATTCAACTGCCATTGGTTTAA
- a CDS encoding retropepsin-like aspartic protease, whose product MLIVLAAFALGFVVSEYRHQKLAEQDSHAAPGAQFSVPKPSTKPALNEVPSSTPDTGSFTPDEKMIEPFLWEKIEQLIARSQFDDAIRLLQTQMGEPKNAARAWLTLASIYKKQSQPLAAVDAWFRYVKLEMDDQKINKALGDIKIYLLQLKDTPVLINNDYSWLLAQFDELLKYNPNDGDLHLILAALLVQLNDDYQAQYHALMAVNDPRAQKKAEVILAQLNGTNTPEEISIPLIRHGNQYLVNVYIEGNSAKLLLDTGASLSGLSASYTAKYPSLIKATKPIRLNTASGAHDSFLFTVNSIAIEDMVFNQHILTQLPMDNSQGFDGLLGVDILGRFDFFIDQNSAVLRLKARKQ is encoded by the coding sequence ATGTTAATTGTGCTTGCTGCATTCGCGCTTGGCTTTGTGGTGAGCGAATATCGCCATCAAAAACTGGCAGAGCAAGATTCTCATGCTGCACCTGGAGCTCAATTTAGTGTACCTAAGCCATCAACTAAACCCGCATTAAATGAAGTACCCTCAAGCACGCCAGATACCGGATCTTTTACTCCTGATGAAAAAATGATCGAACCATTTTTGTGGGAGAAAATAGAACAACTAATTGCCAGATCACAATTCGATGATGCCATTCGCCTTTTGCAAACCCAAATGGGCGAGCCTAAAAACGCCGCACGAGCCTGGCTGACATTGGCGTCAATTTATAAAAAGCAATCCCAGCCCCTGGCTGCCGTAGATGCATGGTTTCGTTATGTGAAACTGGAAATGGATGACCAAAAAATAAATAAAGCCTTAGGTGATATAAAAATTTATTTATTGCAGCTAAAAGATACGCCGGTATTAATTAATAACGATTATTCCTGGTTGCTGGCGCAATTTGATGAATTGCTAAAATATAATCCTAACGATGGTGACTTGCACCTTATTCTCGCGGCGCTCTTGGTGCAGCTGAATGACGATTATCAGGCGCAATATCACGCACTTATGGCAGTGAATGATCCGCGTGCCCAGAAAAAGGCAGAAGTTATACTCGCCCAACTCAATGGTACCAATACGCCGGAGGAAATAAGCATCCCTTTAATTCGTCACGGTAACCAATATTTAGTCAATGTATATATTGAAGGTAATTCGGCCAAATTATTACTGGACACTGGTGCATCACTGAGCGGCTTATCTGCTAGCTATACCGCAAAATATCCGTCGCTGATTAAGGCTACAAAACCCATTCGTTTAAATACAGCGAGTGGCGCGCATGATAGCTTTTTATTTACGGTTAACAGCATCGCCATTGAAGATATGGTTTTTAATCAACATATCCTCACGCAGTTGCCAATGGATAATTCGCAGGGGTTTGATGGCTTGTTAGGGGTAGATATTCTTGGCCGCTTTGATTTTTTCATTGACCAAAATTCAGCCGTTTTGCGATTAAAGGCTAGGAAGCAGTAG